One Belonocnema kinseyi isolate 2016_QV_RU_SX_M_011 chromosome 6, B_treatae_v1, whole genome shotgun sequence genomic region harbors:
- the LOC117175613 gene encoding putative nuclease HARBI1, whose amino-acid sequence MTIDPEKQLYVALYVLGTPVSYRSITTKFGVGKATAWRAVLRVVKALCKLRSYFIQWPNELQCQETAESLEENYGFPGVIGAVDGTHINIAAPKEDHASYINRKGVHSTQLQVVCNHKLEFIHCFAGLPGCVHDMRVFQYSG is encoded by the exons ATGACGATTGACCCAGAAAAACAATTGTACGTAGCGTTATATGTACTTGGAACACCTGTTTCATACAG gtctataacaaccaaatttggagTTGGAAAAGCTACTGCATGGCGAGCTGTATTAAGAGTTGTTAAAGCTCTTTGTAAATTACGATCCTATTTCATTCAGTGGCCAAATGAACTACAATGCCAGGAAACTGCTGAAAGCCTTGAGGAGAATTATGGATTTCCTGGAGTGATAGGTGCGGTTGATGGAACTCATATAAATATAGCTGCTCCTAAAGAAGATCATGCTAGTTACATTAACCGCAAAGGTGTACATTCAACTCAATTGCAA GTTGTGTGCAATCACAAGTTAGAATTTATTCATTGTTTTGCTGGATTACCAGGATGTGTTCATGACATGCGGGTGTTCCAGTACTCAGGA
- the LOC117175614 gene encoding zinc finger protein 862-like — MIRYFSKNFRKVRTTFYRLVELDSGTAEQMTSSLKEQLQKDGLPLDKLLGIGIDGANAMAGEHNSVSSKLREIIPHLVTIKCVPHSLHLCAERACDILPKNLVFLVKESHSWFSKSTKRNIYYNRLHKIIADSNPRKIAKMSGTRWLARLNAIDTILDQWDVLELHFNTYQMYRCIENKLYLINVKKTIRNVYLLAKMYLL; from the exons ATGATCCgctattttagcaaaaatttccGTAAAGTACGTACTACATTCTATCGGCTTGTGGAATTAGATTCAGGGACAGCAGAACAGATGACCAGCAGCTTAAAAGAACAGCTCCAAAAAGACGGCCTTCCATTGGATAAACTCCTCGGAATTGGAATTGATGGCGCAAACGCAATGGCTGGTGAACATAACTCTGTTTCATCCAAACTCAGGGAGATTATTCCTCATCTTGTAACGATAAAGTGTGTTCCACATTCCTTACACCTCTGTGCTGAGCGAGCTTgtgatattttaccaaaaaacctAGTCTTTCTCGTCAAAGAAAGTCATTCCTGGTTTTCAAAAAGCACGAAAAGAAACATCTATTACAAccgattacataaaattatagcTGACTCGAATCCAAGAAAAATAGCTAAAATGTCGGGAACACGATGGCTTGCTCGACTAAATGCGATTGATACGATTCTGGATCAGTGGGATGTCTTGGAATTACACTTTAATACATACCAAATGTATCGTTGTATTGAAAATAAGTTGTATTTG ATAAACGTAAAGAAAACAATAAGGAACGTTTATCTACTAGCTAAAATGTATTTgctctag